The following proteins are encoded in a genomic region of Corylus avellana chromosome ca4, CavTom2PMs-1.0:
- the LOC132180120 gene encoding short-chain dehydrogenase reductase ATA1, translating into MEPTDTTHMHDDLQMLPGKRLMGKVAVITGGARGIGAATAKVFAENGAYVVIADILDELGVALADSIGGRYIHCDVAEESDMASAIQLALSWKGSLDIMFNNAGIAGPGGSITNLNMDQVKYLLTVNVHGILHGMKYAAQAMIKGQKGGSIICTSSSAAIMGGLGGHAYTLSKEAIIGLMRSAACELGVYGIRVNCISPHGVPSEMLVGAYRHFLGKMDMKPEEVCRIVGESGSLLRGRGASTEDVAQAALFLASGDAGFITAHNLVLDGGYTSAISTMSFIYQCEEKGKHK; encoded by the exons ATGGAGCCAACTGATACTACTCATATGCATGATGACTTGCAGATGCTACCCGGAAAGAG gTTGATGGGTAAAGTTGCAGTCATTACTGGTGGTGCAAGAGGAATTGGAGCTGCTACAGCAAAAGTGTTTGCAGAAAATGGGGCGTACGTTGTAATTGCCGACATACTGGACGAACTGGGGGTGGCATTGGCAGATTCAATAGGAGGCCGCTACATACACTGCGACGTTGCAGAGGAATCAGATATGGCATCAGCCATCCAGCTTGCACTCAGTTGGAAAGGCAGTCTAGATATCATGTTCAACAATGCAGGCATTGCTGGGCCTGGTGGAAGCATCACTAATCTAAACATGGACCAAGTCAAGTATCTCCTCACGGTTAATGTGCATGGAATTTTACATGGAATGAAATACGCTGCTCAAGCCATGATCAAAGGACAAAAAGGGGGCAGCATCATCTGCACATCAAGCTCAGCAGCCATCATGGGAGGCTTGGGAGGACACGCATACACATTGTCAAAGGAGGCAATCATTGGATTAATGAGAAGTGCCGCGTGTGAGTTAGGGGTGTATGGAATTCGCGTCAACTGCATTTCTCCACACGGGGTTCCTTCAGAGATGCTTGTCGGTGCCTACAGACATTTCCTTGGGAAAATGGATATGAAGCCAGAAGAAGTTTGTAGGATTGTAGGCGAGAGCGGGAGTTTATTGCGTGGGAGAGGTGCAAGCACAGAAGATGTGGCTCAAGCTGCGCTTTTCTTGGCTAGTGGGGATGCTGGATTCATAACAGCACATAATCTTGTTCTTGATGGGGGATATACTTCTGCTATCAGTACCATGAGTTTCATCTACCAATgcgaagaaaaaggaaaacacaaatAG